From the Corvus cornix cornix isolate S_Up_H32 chromosome 21, ASM73873v5, whole genome shotgun sequence genome, the window AGGGAACCAGTCTGATGAGTCCCAGGTGGCCTAGACTGACCCTCTGTTCCCAGGCAGCCAAATGAGACATCAAATTCTCTTAACTAAATGAAGCATTAATTAGGAGTGTATTTTGATGATTCATTTAAAATGAGATACTTTATTCTAGTTCCCCTGAACTGACCTGATTCTCATGCCCTGGAACATCTCTGTGCTGGTGTGGAAGGGCAGGACTGTGGTGGCATTCACTCCGGGACagtccagcagccccagggtcAGGCTCTCCATGAAAGCAAACGATGAGGCTTTGGAGGTGCAATAGTCAATGGCACCAGGGATGGCTGACAAGGCCAGGACAGAGTTCAGGCAAACAATGTGCCcattctgcagctccagcatccTTGGCAGGAATGCTTTGGTGGTCTGAAGAATAACAgagttaaaagaagaaaagaaataaaaaagatttgcTCAGCAGTGATACATCAAAGCaacactgactgaaaaaaataaggtgACACGGACACGACAAACCCCAATGTCCTGTTCATTATGTCAGGAAAGGAGTGGCAGAGGACCTTGTTGCTTTGCCATTTTCTGAGACTCTAAGCAGGCAAAGTTTGTGTAGAAACACAACAGAAGTCTTTCCTAGCACGTATATAAGCAGTACCTCCAGATGAAGGCCATGAACAGAGTACATTCTATGCTTAAGAACTTGTACGGGATAAAGTCTTCAACAAAGAGGTGGAATCACAAGAagcccttttttatttctattgtcTGATTCAAAATGGACTGAGTTTCAcagctcccttccctgagcAATGTAGTCCCACACTCCTCTCATGTTCCCTTCACATCACCATACAGAAAACTCCTCTGTGAGCTCAGGCTTTGACAAAGTCAtcaaatgtttttctggaaatcacagaatgggaATAAAGAGCATCAAATACTGAGTAATACTGAAAagattgtatttatttttgatcTCCTCCCTCTGGCCATTGCCCCTCgcattgttttttctcttgtttttaagACAGACTGGTTTTATCAAGCATCCCTTAGAAAGACCTACTGGCTGTAATCCGTCACTCTCTTTCCCAGCTTTGACTATGTGGGACACAAGAGATTGTCTCACCCAGAACTGTCCCAGGGTGTTTATGTGCTGAGATTTGAGCAGTGCATCATCGTCGCTGTCCATCAGGCTCTTCCCATGGACCACAGCAGCATTGTTCACAAGGATGGTGATGTCACCCACCTGCAAAAAAAGGGCAAATTACTTGTGACAAACTGTATCTCCCCATACAAACTGGCAATTACCTTAGAGCTGAATAGCCACTACTGCCCAAACACATCattattttcacagcttttaacATTCTTGCCTATGGGCCTTGCAATCCTTTGGATCACCTCACACAGGTAGCTAGACTTTGTACAACGTTATTGGCATGGTcacccttcttttttcccaatatattttctttctcgTCAAatactgaatcacagaatcacagaattgtcaaggctggaaaagacctttgagatcatcaagtccaaccatgAACCCGGCTCCACCACTGTGTTCATCACTAACCCATGTCCTCAGGTGCCACAATCCACATGGTttttgaacgcttccagggatggtgcttCCACTactgccctggac encodes:
- the DHRS3 gene encoding short-chain dehydrogenase/reductase 3 isoform X2 gives rise to the protein MMGTECHYFICDVGNREEVYRQAKAVREKVGDITILVNNAAVVHGKSLMDSDDDALLKSQHINTLGQFWTTKAFLPRMLELQNGHIVCLNSVLALSAIPGAIDYCTSKASSFAFMESLTLGLLDCPGVNATTVLPFHTSTEMFQGMRIRFPSLFPPLKPETVARRTVEAVQLNQAFLLLPWTMHVLVILKSILPQAALEEIHKFSGSYTCMNTFKGRT